A region of Methyloversatilis discipulorum DNA encodes the following proteins:
- a CDS encoding efflux RND transporter periplasmic adaptor subunit, whose translation MKALTPHRAMFLMGLLIIALVWALIYYARDEWKLYEAPADDDIAVPSLVERDESGMTSVKLTAAAQKASGIEVGQPLTVRAGTEREAQAAVLDVEPLFALRAQLQEARADIARLASQLARSEAERDRIQALYSDDRNASERALQTARSQAEQDRGALAAARARADGLHARLVQGWGALGGTASGEAPPELDKLADRRASLVAIALRGAGDAPPTMQLRLPDGDESIEARRIGLAPRSLAHAAGETWLYKTERVLPTGTRLAARGVTGTAVLHLVPNSAVVWYAGLPWIYVRDDDEPEEFIRQALPAESQRPDGWLAPALEDDARVVTRGAQLLLSEELKHTLADENDD comes from the coding sequence ATGAAAGCACTGACACCGCATCGCGCGATGTTCCTGATGGGTCTGCTCATCATCGCCCTGGTCTGGGCGCTCATCTATTACGCACGCGACGAATGGAAGCTCTACGAGGCGCCGGCCGATGACGACATCGCTGTGCCCTCGCTGGTCGAGCGCGACGAAAGCGGCATGACCAGCGTCAAGCTGACCGCCGCCGCACAGAAGGCGAGCGGCATCGAAGTCGGCCAGCCGCTGACCGTGCGCGCCGGCACCGAGCGCGAGGCGCAGGCAGCCGTGCTCGACGTCGAGCCGCTGTTCGCACTGCGCGCGCAACTGCAGGAGGCGCGCGCCGACATCGCGCGGCTCGCTTCGCAGCTGGCCCGTTCCGAGGCGGAGCGCGACCGCATCCAGGCGCTGTACAGCGACGACCGCAACGCGTCGGAGCGCGCATTGCAGACCGCCCGCAGCCAGGCCGAACAGGACCGCGGCGCGCTGGCCGCCGCGCGTGCCCGCGCCGACGGTCTGCACGCGCGACTGGTGCAGGGCTGGGGTGCACTCGGCGGCACCGCATCCGGCGAGGCGCCGCCCGAACTGGACAAGCTGGCCGACCGCCGCGCCTCGCTGGTGGCGATCGCGCTGCGCGGCGCCGGCGACGCGCCGCCGACCATGCAGCTGCGCCTGCCCGATGGCGACGAATCGATCGAAGCGCGACGCATCGGTCTGGCACCGCGCAGCCTGGCGCACGCGGCCGGCGAAACCTGGCTGTACAAGACCGAGCGCGTGCTGCCCACCGGCACCCGCCTCGCCGCACGCGGCGTCACCGGCACCGCGGTGCTGCACCTGGTGCCGAACAGCGCGGTGGTCTGGTATGCCGGTCTGCCGTGGATCTACGTGCGCGACGACGACGAACCGGAAGAATTCATCCGCCAGGCCCTGCCCGCCGAATCGCAGCGCCCGGACGGCTGGCTCGCGCCGGCACTGGAAGACGACGCCCGCGTGGTCACCCGCGGCGCGCAGCTGCTGCTGTCGGAAGAGCTGAAGCACACGCTGGCGGACGAGAACGATGATTGA
- a CDS encoding TolC family protein, with translation MQRLTSLLPLLLPLLALSGCAMQHVEPAPLQPEASQSAFRQRQLTDVQTRDFLAQRNIDVTQWPPATWAPEQLVLAALDRHPATAQARARAQLARAELQTAGLKPRMSLAPEIERTNERDPGQSAWSVGLALDLAITGQSVREARIERARLLADSALLDEADAAWTIRSNARRALLELWSASEELKLLDRLVVSWLDAQAAMQKRYDLGAADALDLTTTRTAGAQAESRYVLTEQRQIRARGELAQALALPLSAIDALTLDFDEFEQPPPLPADAALRSAVTLDRIDLRRALARHAAAEAGLQVELRAQYPEIRLQPGLLWDQGATVWKLGASLPLFAAQRQAGPIAEAVARREIAAQDFLLLQSQALAALDLAHARVKAATLDTDGAEAEHDEARLQLTRTEQRFTRGDADRLDRVLALTRLLEADIRLLQARARTLASRLALEDAMQRPLAARAATEGQP, from the coding sequence ATGCAGCGCCTCACTTCACTTCTTCCACTGCTGCTGCCGCTTCTGGCCCTGTCGGGTTGTGCCATGCAGCACGTGGAGCCGGCGCCGCTGCAGCCCGAAGCGTCGCAGTCGGCATTCCGCCAACGCCAGCTCACCGATGTGCAGACGCGCGACTTCCTGGCGCAGCGCAATATCGACGTCACGCAGTGGCCGCCCGCGACGTGGGCGCCCGAGCAGCTGGTGCTGGCCGCCCTCGACCGCCACCCGGCCACCGCGCAGGCGCGTGCCCGCGCCCAGCTCGCCCGCGCCGAACTGCAGACCGCCGGCCTGAAGCCGCGGATGTCGCTGGCGCCCGAGATCGAACGCACCAACGAGCGCGACCCTGGCCAGTCGGCCTGGAGTGTCGGACTGGCGCTGGACCTAGCAATCACCGGTCAGTCGGTGCGCGAAGCGCGCATCGAGCGTGCCCGCCTGCTGGCCGACAGCGCGCTGCTCGACGAAGCCGACGCAGCATGGACCATACGCAGCAACGCGCGCCGCGCCCTGCTCGAACTGTGGTCGGCCAGCGAAGAACTGAAACTGCTCGACCGCCTGGTCGTGAGCTGGCTGGACGCGCAGGCGGCAATGCAGAAGCGCTACGACCTCGGCGCCGCCGACGCGCTCGACCTGACGACGACGCGCACCGCCGGCGCGCAGGCGGAGTCGCGCTACGTGCTGACCGAGCAGCGGCAGATCCGCGCCCGCGGCGAACTGGCGCAGGCGCTGGCGCTGCCGCTGTCGGCCATCGACGCACTGACGCTGGACTTCGACGAATTCGAACAGCCGCCACCGCTGCCGGCCGACGCGGCGCTGCGCAGCGCGGTAACGCTGGACCGCATCGACCTGCGCCGTGCGCTGGCCCGCCACGCTGCCGCCGAAGCCGGCCTGCAGGTCGAACTGCGCGCGCAATACCCGGAAATCCGGTTGCAGCCGGGTCTGCTGTGGGACCAGGGCGCGACCGTCTGGAAACTTGGCGCGTCGCTGCCGCTGTTCGCGGCGCAGCGCCAGGCCGGCCCGATCGCAGAAGCCGTCGCACGGCGCGAAATCGCGGCGCAGGACTTCCTGTTGCTGCAATCGCAGGCACTTGCCGCACTCGACCTCGCGCACGCCCGGGTCAAGGCCGCCACGCTCGATACCGACGGCGCCGAAGCGGAACACGACGAGGCGCGGCTGCAGCTCACCCGCACCGAACAGCGCTTCACCCGCGGCGACGCCGACCGTCTGGATCGCGTGCTCGCCCTCACCCGCCTGCTCGAAGCCGACATCAGGTTGCTGCAGGCGCGCGCCCGCACACTGGCTTCGCGCCTCGCGCTCGAAGACGCCATGCAGCGCCCGCTTGCGGCCCGCGCCGCCACGGAAGGACAGCCATGA
- a CDS encoding quinoprotein relay system zinc metallohydrolase 2 has translation MKELAPGVFVFNGVTAEQDAHNRGAISNLGFVVGSRCVAVIDTGGSPAVGAALRETVRQKTALPVCYVINTHVHPDHVLGNQAFVADKPEFVGHAKLPAALAARGRNYIASAERLMGDAGRGLELVAPTRTVSGEDTLDLGGRVLRLRAWPTAHTDNDLTVLDETSGTLFAGDLLFVGHMPVVDGKLLGWIKVNAQLAALDVKRVVSGHGDAGPAWREAFAKQGNYLQALADQTRAAIKAGRKLAQAADEVGRDQVGNWELADLFHKRNVTAAYAELEWED, from the coding sequence ATGAAGGAGCTGGCGCCCGGCGTGTTCGTGTTCAATGGCGTCACCGCCGAACAGGATGCGCACAACCGGGGCGCGATCTCTAACCTCGGCTTCGTTGTCGGCAGTCGCTGCGTCGCCGTGATCGACACCGGTGGATCGCCGGCGGTCGGTGCCGCGCTCCGCGAGACCGTGCGACAGAAGACGGCGCTGCCGGTGTGTTACGTGATCAACACGCACGTGCACCCGGATCACGTGCTGGGCAATCAGGCCTTCGTCGCCGACAAGCCCGAGTTCGTCGGCCACGCCAAGCTGCCGGCGGCGCTGGCGGCGCGCGGCCGCAATTACATCGCCTCCGCCGAACGCCTGATGGGCGACGCCGGGCGCGGGCTGGAACTGGTCGCGCCGACACGTACCGTCAGCGGCGAAGACACGCTGGACCTCGGCGGCCGCGTACTGCGTCTGCGCGCGTGGCCGACCGCGCATACCGACAACGACCTCACCGTGCTCGACGAAACGAGCGGCACGCTGTTCGCCGGCGACCTGCTGTTCGTCGGTCACATGCCGGTGGTCGACGGCAAGCTGCTGGGCTGGATCAAGGTGAATGCGCAACTTGCCGCACTCGACGTGAAGCGCGTCGTGTCCGGCCACGGCGACGCCGGGCCAGCCTGGCGCGAAGCTTTTGCGAAACAGGGGAACTACCTGCAGGCCCTCGCCGATCAAACGAGAGCGGCCATCAAGGCCGGCCGCAAGCTGGCGCAGGCGGCGGACGAAGTGGGACGTGATCAGGTCGGCAACTGGGAACTGGCCGACCTGTTCCACAAGCGCAACGTCACCGCGGCTTACGCCGAGCTGGAGTGGGAAGATTGA
- a CDS encoding quinoprotein dehydrogenase-associated SoxYZ-like carrier: protein MSISSRLAMVLAGFMWVAGVQAADDGSDTAIWGKVKTLLVGDRPVIDDTAGNVIELEAPVRAEDAAVVPLAVRTKQQPGGVHVSKVHLVIDENPSPIGGTFTFSPIAGRADIETRVRIEAYSWVRALAETSDGKVYMARRYVKASGGCSAPAGKDQEEAMARLGKMKLKLDDDAVAGQPSAAQLMISHPNSSGLAMDQLTRLYVPPHFVRRVEVSYAGEPVMTADVDFSISENPNFRFWFVPKGEGELKAVIVDSKDLKFESAVAIRPGMKGGS from the coding sequence ATGAGTATTTCGAGCAGGCTTGCCATGGTGCTGGCCGGTTTCATGTGGGTCGCCGGTGTCCAGGCGGCCGACGATGGGTCCGACACGGCGATCTGGGGCAAAGTGAAGACGCTGCTGGTCGGTGATCGCCCGGTGATCGACGACACCGCCGGCAACGTGATCGAACTGGAGGCGCCGGTGCGCGCGGAGGACGCCGCGGTGGTGCCGCTGGCGGTGCGCACGAAGCAGCAACCGGGCGGTGTGCACGTCAGCAAGGTGCACCTCGTGATCGACGAGAACCCGTCGCCTATCGGTGGCACCTTCACCTTCTCGCCCATTGCCGGGCGCGCCGACATCGAGACGCGGGTGCGCATCGAAGCCTACAGCTGGGTGCGCGCGCTGGCCGAAACCAGCGACGGCAAGGTCTATATGGCGCGCCGCTATGTGAAGGCGTCGGGCGGCTGTTCGGCGCCGGCCGGCAAGGATCAGGAAGAGGCGATGGCGCGCCTGGGCAAGATGAAGCTCAAGCTCGACGACGACGCCGTGGCCGGTCAGCCGAGCGCAGCACAGCTGATGATCAGTCACCCCAACAGTTCCGGCCTCGCGATGGACCAGCTCACGCGGCTCTACGTGCCGCCGCATTTCGTGCGCCGGGTCGAGGTGAGCTACGCCGGTGAACCGGTGATGACCGCCGACGTCGATTTCTCGATCAGCGAGAACCCCAACTTCCGCTTCTGGTTCGTTCCCAAGGGCGAGGGCGAACTGAAGGCGGTCATCGTCGATTCGAAGGACCTGAAGTTCGAGAGCGCGGTGGCCATACGGCCGGGGATGAAGGGCGGCAGCTGA
- a CDS encoding MBL fold metallo-hydrolase codes for MHAQALPALTVRTLADGVHVLPAPSFEVTPQNAGFVTNIGVIEDARGLVLIGTGTSHRFAQHLKTFVESRFGKPVIAAVNLYGGGDHVLGNGFFVSRGVPVAAQIETDRFIRASCHTCVERLTAALGENMMSSTEPTPATVVFEGTGHLPGVSRRLKLLHFGHTFQPGATALLDEATGTLFAGELGAARYLPDLYNAQERGWRDALVQLGRMDVKQVVPAHGAPGGREVLDAPRRYLDTLIEQVDVMFEQGVSLLESLEKVEAVGFNEWYGYSVWHRRNVHFAYLHREQGEFGALTDKGAGPEEGQH; via the coding sequence GTGCACGCGCAGGCTCTGCCGGCGCTGACCGTGCGCACGCTGGCCGACGGCGTGCACGTGCTGCCGGCGCCGTCCTTCGAGGTCACGCCGCAGAACGCAGGTTTCGTCACCAACATCGGCGTGATCGAGGACGCGCGCGGTCTGGTGCTGATCGGCACCGGCACCAGCCACCGCTTCGCACAGCACCTGAAAACCTTCGTCGAATCGCGCTTCGGCAAGCCGGTGATCGCCGCGGTCAATCTGTACGGCGGCGGCGACCACGTGCTGGGCAACGGTTTTTTTGTGTCACGGGGTGTGCCGGTTGCGGCGCAGATTGAAACAGACCGCTTCATCCGGGCCAGTTGCCACACCTGTGTCGAGCGCCTGACCGCGGCACTGGGCGAAAATATGATGTCGAGTACCGAACCGACACCGGCGACGGTGGTGTTCGAAGGTACGGGCCATCTGCCCGGCGTTTCGCGCAGGCTGAAGCTGCTTCACTTCGGCCACACCTTCCAGCCCGGTGCGACGGCGCTGCTCGATGAGGCGACGGGAACACTTTTTGCCGGCGAGCTGGGCGCCGCGCGCTATCTGCCCGATCTGTACAACGCGCAGGAACGCGGCTGGCGCGACGCGCTGGTGCAGCTGGGCCGGATGGACGTGAAGCAGGTGGTGCCGGCGCACGGCGCGCCGGGTGGTCGCGAGGTGCTGGACGCGCCGCGCCGCTACCTCGACACGCTGATCGAGCAGGTCGATGTGATGTTCGAGCAGGGCGTGTCGCTGCTCGAATCGCTGGAGAAGGTCGAGGCCGTCGGCTTCAATGAATGGTATGGGTACTCGGTGTGGCACCGGCGGAACGTGCATTTCGCCTATCTGCACCGGGAGCAGGGCGAGTTCGGCGCGCTGACGGACAAGGGCGCAGGACCGGAAGAAGGACAGCACTGA
- a CDS encoding NAD(P)H-dependent oxidoreductase subunit E codes for MSEPFSIPLEQMRRMVKPTPKGRALDQKAVDEVRALLGKMPRRRDLLIECLHLLQDNVGAVHARHLAALAAELKMSQAEVYEVATFYHHFDVVREGEAAPPELTVRVCETLSCAMAGADQLLEKLPGILGTKVRVIPAPCVGRCEQAPVVVVGQNALGGATEAAVKAAVKAKETTAPAPKYIGYKAYLKAGGYQLFRDLVEGRRDPETVITAMEHSGLRGLGGAGFPAGRKWRIVRSEPAPRLMAVNIDEGEPGTFKDRWYLERDPHRFLEGMLIAAYCVGIGEVYIYLRDEYAHVRELLQKELKKLLADPPCALPPIHLRRGAGAYICGEESAMIESIEGKRGMPRLRPPYVAQVGLFNYPTLEHNMETVFWVRDIVEKGPEWFSSHGRNGRKGLRSFSVSGRVKKPGVHLAPAGISVKELIAEYCGGMLDGHAFYGYLPGGASGGILPASMGDIPLDFDTLQPHGCFIGSAAVIILSDKDTATDAARSMMHFFEHESCGQCTPCRVGTSKMNTLIDKPVWDTALVEELSQTMVDASICGLGQAAPNPVRCVIKYFPDEIK; via the coding sequence ATGTCGGAACCGTTTTCCATCCCGCTGGAACAGATGCGCCGCATGGTCAAGCCGACGCCCAAGGGGCGCGCGCTTGATCAGAAGGCGGTGGACGAGGTCCGTGCGCTGCTGGGCAAGATGCCGCGCCGCCGCGACCTGCTGATCGAGTGCCTGCACCTGCTGCAGGACAACGTCGGTGCCGTCCACGCCCGCCATCTGGCTGCCCTGGCGGCGGAGCTGAAGATGTCGCAGGCCGAGGTGTACGAGGTCGCGACCTTCTATCACCACTTCGACGTGGTGCGCGAAGGCGAAGCGGCACCGCCCGAACTGACGGTGCGCGTCTGCGAAACGCTGTCGTGCGCGATGGCCGGTGCCGACCAGCTGCTCGAAAAGCTGCCGGGCATCCTCGGCACCAAGGTACGTGTCATTCCGGCGCCCTGTGTCGGCCGCTGTGAACAGGCACCGGTGGTCGTCGTTGGCCAGAACGCGCTTGGCGGCGCCACCGAAGCGGCGGTCAAGGCGGCGGTAAAAGCGAAGGAAACGACCGCGCCGGCGCCGAAGTACATCGGCTACAAGGCCTACCTGAAGGCCGGCGGCTACCAGCTGTTCCGCGACCTGGTCGAAGGTCGCCGCGATCCGGAAACCGTGATCACTGCGATGGAGCACTCCGGCCTGCGCGGCCTCGGTGGCGCCGGCTTCCCGGCCGGCCGCAAGTGGCGCATCGTGCGCAGCGAACCGGCCCCGCGCCTGATGGCGGTGAACATCGACGAAGGCGAACCCGGCACCTTCAAGGACCGCTGGTACCTCGAACGCGACCCGCACCGCTTCCTCGAAGGCATGCTGATCGCGGCTTACTGCGTCGGCATCGGCGAGGTCTACATCTATCTGCGCGACGAATACGCCCACGTGCGCGAACTGCTGCAGAAGGAACTGAAGAAGCTGTTGGCCGACCCGCCCTGTGCGCTGCCGCCCATCCACCTGCGCCGTGGCGCGGGCGCCTACATCTGCGGCGAAGAGTCGGCGATGATCGAATCGATCGAAGGCAAGCGCGGCATGCCGCGTCTGCGCCCGCCGTATGTTGCCCAGGTCGGTCTCTTCAACTACCCGACGCTCGAACACAATATGGAAACCGTGTTCTGGGTGCGCGACATCGTCGAGAAGGGCCCGGAGTGGTTCTCCAGCCACGGCCGCAACGGCCGCAAGGGCCTGCGCTCGTTCTCGGTGTCCGGTCGGGTGAAGAAGCCGGGCGTGCATCTGGCGCCGGCCGGCATTTCGGTCAAGGAGTTGATCGCCGAATACTGCGGCGGCATGCTCGATGGCCACGCGTTCTACGGCTACCTGCCGGGTGGCGCTTCGGGTGGCATCCTGCCGGCGTCGATGGGCGACATTCCGCTCGACTTCGACACACTGCAGCCGCATGGCTGCTTCATCGGTTCGGCAGCGGTCATCATCCTGTCCGACAAGGACACGGCGACCGACGCCGCGCGCAGCATGATGCACTTCTTCGAGCACGAGTCCTGCGGCCAGTGCACGCCCTGCCGCGTCGGCACCTCGAAGATGAACACGCTGATCGACAAGCCGGTGTGGGACACCGCGCTGGTCGAGGAACTGTCGCAGACCATGGTCGATGCGTCGATCTGCGGTCTCGGGCAGGCGGCACCGAATCCGGTGCGCTGCGTGATCAAGTATTTCCCTGACGAAATCAAGTGA
- the fdhF gene encoding formate dehydrogenase subunit alpha has protein sequence MNAPLDPAVAAESIEFTLDGQAMTARVGETIIQAAARQGVDIPHLCYKDGYRPDGNCRACVVEIEGERVLAPSCCRAPTPGMKVKAESERAVKAQKMVVELLLSDMPEKTYKPDSELAYWAGKLGVTDSRFEAREQPKCDESHPAMSVNLDACIQCNRCVRACREEQGNDVIGYAFRGSESKIVFDQDDPMGASTCVACGECVQACPTGALMPSGGVGLVTPDKKVDSVCPYCGIGCQLTYHVKDDKILMVTGRDGPANQERLCVKGRFGFDYARHPQRLTKPLIRRADAPKHKDFVVDPANPLTAFREASWEEALALASGKLREIRDSKGPNALAGFGSAKGSNEEAYLFQKLVRTGFGTNNVDHCTRLCHASSVAALLEAVGSGAVSNPVRDVLHSEVIFLIGSNPLVNHPVGATWMKNAVKNGAKLIVCDPRRNDLQRYATHFLQFKPDTDVAMLNAMMHTIIEEGLVDEAFVKDRTSGFEELKKNVADFSPEKMAKICGIPAETLREVARMFATSKASMILWGMGVSQHVHGTDNARCLISLVMMTGQIGRRGTGLHPLRGQNNVQGASDAGLIPMVFPDYQAVGNQTIRQKFEELWGTTLDPNPGLTVVEIMDAIHAGKLHGCYIMGENPAMSDPDVDHARDALAKLDWLVVQDIFLTETAYFADVVLPASAFPEKTATFTNTDRQVQLGRAAINPPGDARQDLWIIQEMARGLGLDWNYGGSKDVFNEMRKAMHSIAGITWERLEAEHSVTYPCEQEGDPGDEVVFIDKFPTPNGRAKLVPAKLITANEKPDAEYPMVLITGRQLEHWHTGSMTRRASVLDSIEPIATVTVHPDDVAKLKVKAGDVVTVESRRGKIALYVRIDPHVPVGAVFIPFAYYEAAANMLTNPALDPFGKIPEFKYCAVRLKKGGTPTQLSTYGGGQAKPVTA, from the coding sequence ATGAACGCACCTCTTGATCCCGCGGTCGCCGCGGAAAGCATCGAATTCACGCTCGACGGCCAGGCCATGACGGCGCGCGTCGGCGAAACCATCATCCAGGCCGCCGCTCGCCAGGGTGTGGACATTCCGCACCTCTGCTACAAGGACGGCTACCGTCCGGACGGCAACTGCCGCGCCTGCGTCGTCGAGATCGAGGGCGAGCGCGTGCTCGCCCCCAGCTGCTGCCGCGCACCGACGCCCGGCATGAAGGTGAAGGCCGAATCCGAGCGCGCCGTGAAGGCGCAGAAGATGGTCGTCGAGCTGCTGCTGTCCGACATGCCCGAGAAGACCTACAAGCCCGACTCCGAACTCGCTTACTGGGCGGGCAAGCTCGGCGTGACCGACTCGCGCTTCGAGGCGCGCGAACAGCCGAAGTGCGACGAGTCGCACCCGGCGATGAGCGTGAACCTCGACGCCTGCATCCAGTGCAACCGCTGCGTGCGTGCCTGCCGCGAAGAGCAGGGCAACGACGTGATCGGCTACGCTTTCCGCGGTTCCGAATCGAAGATCGTGTTCGACCAGGACGACCCGATGGGCGCTTCGACCTGCGTGGCCTGCGGCGAATGCGTGCAGGCCTGCCCGACCGGCGCGCTGATGCCGTCCGGCGGTGTCGGCCTCGTCACGCCGGACAAGAAGGTCGATTCGGTCTGCCCGTATTGCGGCATCGGCTGCCAGCTGACCTATCACGTCAAGGACGACAAGATCCTGATGGTGACCGGCCGTGACGGCCCGGCCAACCAGGAGCGCCTGTGCGTCAAGGGCCGCTTTGGCTTCGATTACGCCCGCCACCCGCAGCGTCTGACCAAGCCGCTGATCCGCCGCGCCGACGCGCCCAAGCACAAGGACTTCGTCGTCGACCCGGCCAACCCGCTGACCGCCTTCCGCGAAGCAAGCTGGGAAGAGGCGCTGGCGCTGGCCTCCGGCAAGTTGCGTGAAATCCGCGACAGCAAGGGCCCGAACGCGCTGGCCGGCTTCGGCTCGGCCAAGGGCTCGAACGAAGAGGCCTACCTGTTCCAGAAGCTGGTGCGCACTGGCTTCGGTACCAACAACGTCGACCATTGCACCCGCCTGTGCCACGCCTCGTCGGTCGCTGCGCTGCTCGAAGCGGTCGGCTCCGGCGCCGTGTCCAACCCGGTGCGCGACGTGCTGCATTCGGAAGTGATCTTCCTGATCGGCTCCAACCCGCTGGTGAATCACCCGGTGGGCGCGACCTGGATGAAGAACGCGGTGAAGAATGGCGCCAAGCTCATCGTCTGCGACCCGCGTCGCAACGACCTGCAGCGCTACGCCACGCACTTCCTGCAGTTCAAGCCGGACACTGACGTCGCCATGCTGAACGCGATGATGCACACCATCATCGAAGAGGGTCTGGTCGACGAAGCCTTCGTCAAGGACCGCACCTCCGGCTTCGAGGAGCTGAAGAAGAACGTGGCCGACTTCTCGCCCGAGAAGATGGCCAAGATCTGCGGCATTCCGGCGGAGACGCTGCGCGAGGTCGCGCGCATGTTCGCCACCTCGAAGGCCTCGATGATCCTGTGGGGCATGGGCGTGTCGCAGCACGTGCACGGCACCGACAACGCGCGCTGCCTGATTTCGCTGGTCATGATGACCGGCCAGATTGGTCGCCGCGGTACCGGCCTGCACCCGCTGCGCGGTCAGAACAACGTGCAGGGCGCGTCGGACGCCGGTCTGATCCCGATGGTGTTCCCGGACTACCAGGCGGTCGGCAACCAGACCATCCGCCAGAAGTTCGAAGAGCTGTGGGGCACTACGCTGGACCCGAACCCGGGCCTGACCGTGGTCGAAATCATGGACGCCATCCACGCCGGCAAGCTGCACGGCTGCTACATCATGGGCGAGAACCCGGCGATGTCCGACCCGGACGTCGACCACGCCCGCGACGCGCTGGCCAAGCTCGACTGGCTGGTCGTGCAGGACATCTTCCTGACCGAAACCGCCTACTTCGCCGACGTGGTGCTGCCGGCCTCGGCCTTCCCCGAGAAGACCGCGACCTTCACCAACACCGACCGTCAGGTGCAGTTGGGCCGCGCCGCGATCAACCCGCCGGGTGATGCCCGTCAGGATCTGTGGATCATCCAGGAAATGGCCCGTGGTCTCGGTCTGGACTGGAACTACGGCGGCTCGAAGGACGTGTTCAACGAAATGCGCAAGGCGATGCACTCGATCGCCGGCATCACCTGGGAACGTCTGGAAGCCGAGCACTCGGTCACCTACCCGTGCGAGCAGGAAGGCGATCCGGGCGACGAAGTCGTATTCATCGACAAGTTCCCGACGCCCAACGGTCGCGCCAAGCTGGTGCCGGCCAAGCTCATCACGGCCAACGAGAAGCCGGACGCCGAGTACCCGATGGTGCTCATCACCGGCCGTCAGCTGGAGCACTGGCATACCGGCTCGATGACCCGTCGCGCCTCGGTGCTCGACAGCATCGAGCCCATCGCCACCGTCACCGTGCATCCGGACGACGTGGCGAAGCTGAAGGTGAAGGCGGGCGACGTGGTCACCGTCGAATCGCGTCGCGGCAAGATCGCACTGTACGTGCGCATCGACCCGCACGTGCCGGTCGGTGCCGTGTTCATTCCGTTCGCGTACTACGAAGCGGCGGCGAACATGCTCACCAACCCGGCACTCGACCCCTTCGGCAAGATCCCGGAGTTCAAGTACTGCGCAGTGCGTCTGAAGAAGGGCGGCACGCCGACCCAGCTGTCGACCTACGGCGGCGGCCAGGCGAAGCCGGTGACGGCATAA